The segment TATGTCCTGAAGCGATCATGATGGCGACATGGTTTTTGGTGAACCTATTCTGCCGGATATGCCAGGTAAGCAGGCGACGCAAAACGACCAGATCCGCTTCTTTAAGTAAGGCAGGGTCTCTGACATAGGTCATGGCTTCCGTCTCCCAGTTCTCCCAATCGAACCGGACAACGAACCCATTTTTATAGCAGGCATCCATGAAACGGGAGACCAACTTCATAAAGTCTTCGTCCGGCCAATTATCCTCATCAACAGGAATCTGTCCGGCTGGGCAGAAGGATGGATCTTCAAAGACAGGAATGAAATCCAGCAGGTTTGCCAGCTGTTGAGCTTCAATCCCCTCAGATTCTTTAATGGAACAAGTTTTCATATATATTTATCCAAACCACAAAAATATGCGGGCTAAAGCCCCGCGAAAAACTTCCGGCTAAAGCCGGTACTCTGACCCAGCATATCCTCGTCAGAGTACCGGCTTTAGCCGGAAGTTCTTCGCGACCTTGAGGTCGCGGCTTTCATCAGATAGCCTACCCAAAGTTTGCATCAGTTGACTTGACGACAGTTGTCCTGGGGCACTTGGCACGTCTAGGTAACCATACGCAAGACAGGCCCCTAAGGTCGGAAAAAGAGTTCTCGTTTTGGTACCCATGCTCCCCATACCGAGAATACAGATAGGCCGCACAGTGGTGATCTCAAGAAGCTTTTGCAAGGTCTCCACATCGGCCTCATCATTGATCATGGTCGTTATTTTGGGAATCGCATTCGGAATGGCCAAAATCTCATCCCGAATTCTTTTCAATTCAGCATAATCAGGGGTTTCTTGAAAATTATGCGAAGAGACGACCACACATTTCCCGAGTTCCGTAGCCTGCCGACAGAGTGGCACACAAAGTTCGCTGGCGAACTCTACGTCAATACAGGAGAGACTGTTCAGTGCAGCGTAGAGAAAGGGCCATCGCTCAGCATCAGGATTGACCCAGTTCCCCCCTTCAGAGGCTAACCGAAGGGTCAGCAGAACCGGAACCCCGGCCGCCTCAATTGCCTGGCACTCTCCCAGCCACCCCGGAGTATCCGTTCCAATCTGATCTAGTCTGACTTCCACCACATTACAGGGGTAATCAGCAACACGACGTGCAGAAGGAAGGGAACTTCTCGAAGAAAGTGTTCCCACTACGAGTGGAGGGGTTCCAAGAGCCAGTTTTCCGATGTGGTAAGCCGTCATATCGAATCAGCCATGGATCGTGGTCGCCTCTCCATTTC is part of the bacterium genome and harbors:
- a CDS encoding type I 3-dehydroquinate dehydratase; amino-acid sequence: MTAYHIGKLALGTPPLVVGTLSSRSSLPSARRVADYPCNVVEVRLDQIGTDTPGWLGECQAIEAAGVPVLLTLRLASEGGNWVNPDAERWPFLYAALNSLSCIDVEFASELCVPLCRQATELGKCVVVSSHNFQETPDYAELKRIRDEILAIPNAIPKITTMINDEADVETLQKLLEITTVRPICILGMGSMGTKTRTLFPTLGACLAYGYLDVPSAPGQLSSSQLMQTLGRLSDESRDLKVAKNFRLKPVL
- a CDS encoding DUF6508 domain-containing protein — encoded protein: MKTCSIKESEGIEAQQLANLLDFIPVFEDPSFCPAGQIPVDEDNWPDEDFMKLVSRFMDACYKNGFVVRFDWENWETEAMTYVRDPALLKEADLVVLRRLLTWHIRQNRFTKNHVAIMIASGHILLVLKSLGAFRV